Genomic segment of Scyliorhinus torazame isolate Kashiwa2021f chromosome 7, sScyTor2.1, whole genome shotgun sequence:
AATCTTCTAATATATGTGCGTTTCTGAGCTCAATTCATTGAAAAAAAGATTACAACGAGACCTGCAGCTTTAGAATTTAGAGAGTGTTTAAACCTAATCCTTAATTGATCAACTGTTTTAAGTATCTCGGTTGATTTTCCATAAACTGCGAAATGCTTAATCCGTCCAAGAGGCTTTTTTTTTCTATTAAAAGAATAAGCAGCATGGAATGCTGCAGGTGCTGGGGTGCCTCTGGCGACTGGAGGACAAGAAacagtcccagttccccagtgagaTTAGCACAGCACGATTCAACAGCTCGGTGCAAATAGCAACAACCAAAAAAAAACTCGTTGTGAGTCTTTGGTTTCGCTTGCACTTCAGGGTGACAAAAACGAAAACAGGCTCTTTGTAACTGTTTAATAAAACATGCCTTCAGTGTTATCAGCAATACAGTATAGATGCCACGGAGAATATTATATTTTCCTTAATGGGATGAAATCAGTAAGAAAAAAAAATTGGCGGGATTTCTTCAGGTGACAGATCGCGAAAGTGTGCAGAAGCACATTGTATTCAGATTATTGGACTACAGAACTGTTCCAGCCTAGTTTGTGCACAGTTTGAATAATTGGTTTCTATTTCCATCAACGCAAAGTGGGAGAGTTTGTATTCGCAACTTAACTGGTCAAATTGCACAGGGAAACAAACCTGACTtccgatttttattttcattttgcatTTAACATCTGTTAATATTTATACTGCATTCACTTGTTTGTTGAAATTAGCTGGTGAGTTTCAGACTCGTTTTGTAAATACATATAGAACCTAATAAACGTTTGATGTATTTCTAAACGACTGGCTTGGTTGTGCTGTCCATTGTAGTGAATGTAGATAAATCCGAGAACGAGGTTTGAGAAAGTTTACTTCATTTTAGTGCAACTGATTTAATTATGAAGTCTTCTTGTTCTTAATTTTTTTTTGTCTTAGGGGAATATTTCTTGCAGATGAAGTTGTTTCAGCATTTTTTCTCCACCCTTTTGCTATCTAATGGTAAAGCAATTAAGGCGGCGAAGACTTCCGCTTTTCTATACGATGATGGAAAAAGTCGGGTTGGATCTTGGTGAGCATCGCAGCGATGACCTGAGTCCTGTTCAGAAAGATTTCTCCAGACATAGAGCAGACCCTGAGGAAGCGGAAAACACGAGCGAGCCTGCGGATCAATCCAATGAGGGACACCAGCTCCAAGCACAGCAACAATCTGCGTCAAATGATGGGGTTTCCAAGGAAACCAGACACGACTCCACTGATCCCCTATCGGAAGTGCCAGTCATAAACCTGATGCAAAGAGGGGCCCAGCCTATAAATGAGAGTGATCAGAAAGGCACGTTTCCTCAGTCAGTACCGACCACCGAGTTGTCAAGACCCCCGGTGCCTCTGACTCTTCCGAGTGCAGCGAGTGAGAATCGGATGGTGCAGTTAACAGCCGCACACCTCCCTCTGCCAACAGCCAGAGCAATGCTGTACAACAGCACATCCCAGTATCAGAGCCTGCCACTTTTAAACAGGTCAGTCTCATCAGAGAGAATAGTGGGAGTGCTGTAAGgggtttgtttttgttttgttttcgagTTTGTTAAATCTTAATAGTTGCCTCATGAAAGTTGGAATTCAAATCAATGTGACTCGGGCTCAAAATTGTCGCTGTTCGCTTCAAGATTAACACATCATGGCGCTTTGATTTAATACAAATGATGTAGGATTGATAAAATATGCAATGGTTTTTAATTCTCAATGCTGAGAGATTTTCGCTATTTTTCTTTGCTTTATAATTAGTGTCGATTCAATGCAAGCTTTGGAATAATTTATGCCATAAGATTTTTGTCACTTAGAATATTGAACTCTTTTAAGGTCAGTGTTTAATAGTATGGATCAGTAAATTGGGATTCGGGATTTTCATCGCAAATCTTTCTTTCTTTTGCAATGCTTACATCAGTGATCCGGAACCCTTCAACAtgttctccaataacagggtgaaaaGAAGACCAGCTCCTTACGACGTGGAGGTCACTACCGGTATGCACACCGTCTTAGAATGAGCCACATCTTAAACCATACACAGCGCTGCTCGAGTGTTGATGCAATAGCCAGATAACAGGCCGTAAGGAAATGTTGCAAAAACAGACAGTTAGACACATGCTTCGTGACATGTAGAGTAAAGCACTGAGATAAATAGGTGCATTCATAAAAAAAAGCTATCGGAAATCTTTCTCATTGAAAATCTATTTTATCTCCTTATTTATGCTGTGTTTCAACAGGTCGTTCTGCATGCATGTTTTGACATTTAATGTACATGTGTTAGCACAGACAGGCACACGGGCACgcgtatacccccccccccccgcgcgcgcacACGTATGCCTTTACTTgtacacctttttaaaataaagttcACATCACTTCTGCAAAGCCCCTCAGTCACTACCTCTGTGTATAAGAGCGCGCAACTGAACAAAGTCACGGTGCTTTCATTTTTCTCTACTAGGTGTCGCCCAGCCGAAAATTGTCCGCAGGATCTTCACAAACAGCAGGGAGAGGTGGAGGCAGCAGAACGTGAACGGGGCCTTCGCCGAACTCCGCAAGCTCATCCCGACCCATCCACCCGACAAGAAACTCAGCAAGAACGAGATTCTGCGTCTAGCCATGAAATATATCAATTTCTTGGCCAAGCTGctgagcgatcaggagcaggagggCGAGCAGCGAGGCATACAGATTAAAGAGGCGGACAGTACCAGGCTGGCCAGCGATGACATCCAGGAGATGTCTCCAGACTCGAGCTGTGGAAGCTGTTTCGATGGAACAGGAAGCCCGGGAAGTCTAAGCGAAGAGCACGATCATCTCGAGTCACGACATGGAAACCACCGTCACTCTATACTTCCTCCAGATGTCAATGGACAACGGTGATATCCATGCGGAAAGAAAACTGATGCGCCTGGGAGAATGGAAAATTGCAGCGAAAGGGTCACAGACTGTTACTGTTTTGCCACTGACTGTCGAATCGATTAGCATTTGATTTTCTTTCAATTTTCTGTATCTCTAACATTTTCAGGTACACATAAATACTAAACTTCTGTCCTTCTGGACTTCATTTTAACAGTCTTACCGGATTTCTCGCTGACTTCTGTTCAAAGACAAAAGAATTTAAATGTAAAAGAATTAAATTTTATCGTAAAATTGAGGTACATGTAAATATTGTAAAAGCTTCAGCTTTTCAAGCTCCGAGCGccgtaatgggggaggggggggggggcaggattttgtAATGGAAAAATCTAACAGAACCAAGATTTATTTCTGTTGAAACAGCAGCGTCCCTTTTCCAGTGAACTGCGTGTTAACTTTTCTTTTAGCTTTATATTCAACCACCGTTGTGTACAATGCAACCGAACTCCAAGCGGAACACACTAATAGCATGTTAAAGAAGCACTGAGCGGGAAAGTGAGGTACTTTTATTTTACAGTGCAGTTCAGATCCTGTAAGGGATACTGTAACTTCAAACAGAAATAGGCAAGCTTGTCTGTCTAAATTAGAAGGCAAAATACATAAATAGACTTACATTGCGGATTATATTgacattcacatttttaaaaaaggcgAAGGGTTTAAATGTTTGAAAATGTACATTTCCGGGGATAACTATTTTGTATATTTTCATGGTTGCGTCGAAAATTGGGCCACTGTCTGCGTATAATAATAAGACTTGCTGCAGCTAGTCACAGGTCCTTGTTTTCTATTATGGACAAGTTATTATTTATTCCATATGAACAATAATTCAGATATTTGGAATAATTAAGACACCAGGCAATTTTTATGGGTACAAGTTGTGACAT
This window contains:
- the LOC140426333 gene encoding T-cell acute lymphocytic leukemia protein 1 homolog, with the protein product MVKQLRRRRLPLFYTMMEKVGLDLGEHRSDDLSPVQKDFSRHRADPEEAENTSEPADQSNEGHQLQAQQQSASNDGVSKETRHDSTDPLSEVPVINLMQRGAQPINESDQKGTFPQSVPTTELSRPPVPLTLPSAASENRMVQLTAAHLPLPTARAMLYNSTSQYQSLPLLNSDPEPFNMFSNNRVKRRPAPYDVEVTTGVAQPKIVRRIFTNSRERWRQQNVNGAFAELRKLIPTHPPDKKLSKNEILRLAMKYINFLAKLLSDQEQEGEQRGIQIKEADSTRLASDDIQEMSPDSSCGSCFDGTGSPGSLSEEHDHLESRHGNHRHSILPPDVNGQR